The sequence below is a genomic window from Pecten maximus chromosome 14, xPecMax1.1, whole genome shotgun sequence.
ACACAAATTACCCCACCGCTATCTCGTGGAATAGACAAATTCCTCTCGGCTATCTCGTGGAATAGACAAATCCCCACCGCTATCTCGTGGAATAGACTATTTCCTCACGGCTATTTCGTGGAATAGACAAATTCCCCACCACTATCTCGTGGAATAGACAAATCCCCTACCGCTATCTCGTGGAATAGACAAATCCCCCGCCGCTATCTCGTGGAATAGACAAATTCCCCACCGCTGTCTCGTGGAATAGACAAATCCCCCACCGCTATCTCGTGGAATAGACAAATCCCCCACCGCTATCTCGTGGAATAGACAAATCCTCCATCGATATCTCGTGGAATAGACAAATCCCCCACCGCTATCTCGTGGAATAGACAAATTCCCCACGCTATCTCGTGGAATAGACAAATCCCCCACCGCTATCTCGTGGAATAGACAAATCCCCCACCGCTAACTCGTGGAATAGACAAATTCCCCACCGCTATCTCGTGGAATAGACAAATTCTTCTCGCCTATTTCGTGGAAAAAACAAATTACCCCACCACTATCTCTTGGAATAGACAAATTCCTCTCCGCTATTTCGTGGAATAGACAAATCCCCCACCGCTATCTCGTGGAATAGACAAATCCCCCACCGCTAACTCGTGGAATAGACAAATTCCCCACCGCTATCTCGTGGAATAGACAAATCCCCATCACTATCTCGTGGAATAGACAAATCCTTCACCGCTATCTCGTGGAATAGACAAATCCCCCACCGCTAACTCGTGGAATAGACAAATTCCCCACCGCTGTCTCGTGGAATAGACAAATCCCCCACCGCTATCTCGTGGAATAAACAAATCCCCAACGCTATCTCGTGGAATAGACAAATCACCCACCGCTATCTCGTGGAATAGACAAATTCCTCTCGCCTATTTCGTGGAATACACAAATTACCCCACCGCTATCTCGTGGAATACACAAATTCCTCTCGGCTATCTCGTGGAATAGACAAATCCCCCACCGCTATCTCGTGGAATAGACAAATCCCCACCGCTATCTCGTGGAAATAGACTATTTCCTCACGGCTATTTCGTGGAATAGACAAATTCCCCACCACTATCTCGTGGAATAGACAAATCCCCTACCGCTATCTCGTAGAATAAACAAATCCCCCACCGCTATCTCGTGGAATAGACAAATTCCCCACCGCTATCTCGTGGAATAGACAAATCACCCACCGCTATCTCGTGGAATAGACAAATCCCCCACCACTATCTCGTGGAATAGACAATTCCCCCACCACTATCTCGTGGAATAGACAAATCCCCCACGCCTATCTCGTGGAATAGACAAATACCCCACCCCTATCTCGTGGAATAGACAAATACCCACCGATATCTCGTGGAATAGACAAATACCCACCGATATCTCGTGGAATAGACAAATTCCCCACCACTATCTCGTGGAATAGACAAATATCCACCGCTATCTCGTGGAATAGACAAATCCCCGACTACTATCTCTCGTGGAAAAGTTCCCCACCACTATCTCTCGTGGAAAAGTTACCCACTACTATATCGTGTGGAAAAGTTACCCACTACTATATCGTGTGGAAAAGTTCCCCACTACTATCTCTTGTGGAAAAGTTTCCCACTACTATCTCTCGTGGAAACGTTCCCCACCACTATCTCGTGGAATAGACAAATACCCACCGCTATGTCGTGGAATAGACAAATCACCGACTACTATCTCTCGTGGAAAAGTTCCCGACTACTATCTCTCGTGGAAAAGTTCCCCACTACTATCTCTCATGGAAAAGTTCCCCACCACTATCTCTCGTGGAAAAGTTCCCCACTACTATCTCTCGTGGAAAAGTTCCCCACTACTATCTCTCGTAGAAAAGTTCCCCACCACTATCTCTCGTGGAAAAGTTCCCCACTACTATCTCTCGTGGAAAAGTTCCCCACTACTATCTCTCGTGGAAAAGTTACCCACTACTATCTATCGTGGAAAAGTTCCCCACTACTGTATCTGGTGGAAAAGTTCCTCGCTACTATCTCGTGAAATAGTTCCCCACTACTATCTCTCGTAGAAAAGTTCCCGACTACTATCTCTCGTGGAAAAGTTCCCCACTACTATCTCTCGTGGAATAGACAAATAACCACCGATATATCGTGGAATAGACAAATTCCCCACCACTATCTCGTGGAATAGACAAATATCCACCGCTATCTCGTGGAATAGACAAATCCCCGACTACTATCTCTCGTGGAAAAGTTCCCCACCACTATCTCTCGTGGAAAAGTTCCCCACTACTATCTCTCGTGGAAAAGTTCCCCACTACTATCTCTCGTGGAAAAGTTCCCCACTACTATCTCTCGTGGAAAAGTTCCCCACCACTATCTCTCGTGGAAAAGTTCCCCACTACTATCTCTCGTGGAAAAGTTCCCCACCACTATCTCTCGTAGAAAAGTTCCCCACTACTATCTCTCGTGGAAAAGTTCCCCACTACTATCTCTCGTGGAAAAGTTCCCCACTACTATCTCTCGTGGAAAAGTTCCCCACTACTATCTCTCGTCGAAAGGTTCCCCACCACTATCTCATGGAAAAGTTTCCCATTACTATCTCTCTTGGAAAAGTTACCCACTACTATCTCTCGTGGAAAAGTTCCCCACTACTATCTCTCGTAGAAAGTTCCCCACTACTATCTCTCGTGGAAAAGTTACCCACTACGACTGTATCTCTCGTAGGAAAGTTCCCCACTACTATCTCTCGTAGAAAAGTTCCCCACTACTATCTCTCGTGGGAAAGTTCCCCACCACTATCTCTCGTAGAAAGTTCCCCACTACTATCTCTCGTTGAAAAGTTCCCCACCACTATCTCTTGTGGAAAAGTTCTCGACTACTATCTCTCGTGGGAAAGTTCCCCACCACTATCTCTCGTAGAAAGTTCCCCACCACTATCTCTCGTAGAAAGTTCCCCACTACTATCTCTCGTTGAAAAGTTCCCCACTACTATCTCTCGTAGAAAAGTTCCCCACTACTATCTCTCGTGGGAAAGTTCCCCACCACTATCTCTCGTAGAAAAGTTCCCCACTACTATCTCTCGTGGGAAAGTTCCCCACCACTATCTCTCGTAGAAAGTTCCCCACTACTATCTCTCGTTGAAAAGTTCCCCACTACTATCTCTCGTGGGAAAGTTCCCCACCACTATCTCTCGTAGAAAGTTCCCCACCACTATCTCTCGTGGAAAAGTTCCCCACTACTATCTCTCGTGGAAAAGTTCCCCTCTACTATCTCTCGTGGAAAAGTTCCCCACTACTATCTATCCCGGAAAAGTTCCCCACTACTGTATCTGGTGGAAAAGTTCCTCGCTACTATCTCGTGAAATAGTTCCCCACTACTATCTCTCGTAGAAAAGTTCCCGACTACTATCTCTCGTGGAAAAGTTCCCCACTACTATCTCTCGTGGAATAGACAAATAACCACCGATATCTCGTGGAATAGACAAATTCCCCACCACTATCTCGTGGAATAGACAAATATCCACCGCTATCTCGTGGAATAGACAAATCCCCGACTACTATCTCTCGTGGAAAAGTTCCCCACCACTATCTCTCGTGGAAAAGTTCCCCACTACTATCTCTCGTGGAAAAGTTCCCCACTACTATCTCTCGTGGAAAAGTTCCCCACTACTATCTCTCGTGGAAAAGTTCCCCACTACTATCTCTCGTGGAAAAGTTCCCCACTACTATCTCTCTTGGAAAAGTTCCCCACCACTATCTCTCGTGGAAAAGTTCCCCACTACTATCTCTCGTGGAAAAGTCCCCACTACTATCTCTCGTGGAAAAGTTCCCCACTACTATCTCTCGTGGAAAATTTCCCCACTACTATCTCGTCGAAAAGTTACCCACTTTTCCCCCCCGAGTAATAGAAAAGTTGTTCAACTACTTGGTACTCTATCGTTTGCAGTCATTTCGTATATAAATACTTGACTCAATTTGTCTTTTCTGTGCTCATCTGCTAAATTATAGTTTGTAGCTAAAATACCAAGCATGTGTTCACGTTTAATGTGTCATGAGCTATTAGAAATTTAAAACGGAGCGTTAATATAATACTTAACGGGAGAATTACGGGCATGCGTAAACAGCCTAGTCATGGTAAATGATTTataagatatagatatacacgtAACAGATGTTTATAGTAGTAGATATAATTGGTgagatatatgtaaataaaactgcaCGGCATTGATACATGTGTAAACAACACACGTGTGTCCCGGAGTTCGCGTACATCAATTTCTATTGAAGCCCGACAATAGTCATTTAATATGTTTCTGATGTTCCGATATCTAAGTGACCAATTGTCTCAAACAACCTCATCCTTTATTTTCTCATCATCATATTCATCGCCATCATCCCCATTCTTCCTGGACAAAGCAGGCACCGCCCCCTGGCGATGAATCCGATTAGTAGTTCGAGATCCGCTGTCACGGTGCCGTAAACCGTCGGAGGTCTGTTGGCTATGGTTCTATACTGACCAGTCGGCAACTGACCAGCAGGGGCTTAACAACAATCACCCGTCCTTTACAATAGCCGCTCAACACCACACGAATATGTAGTTATGTgcgtatgtatatatcattcaAGCACAAATCGCCATCTCTGTATTGACGTAGCAAATGTACGAGAATCAGGAGCTCTAGATCTCTTATCGCTGTGTATATGTATGACTCGTATGTATAACCGAGAGATGCGGTGTTTAGTGAAGGAGTTCTTGACTTGTGGTGGTCACGCCGCTAGTTGAATCAATAGTGAATTATCCTGGCGAGCCTTTATCATGCATCGTTCCTTTTGCGTGGCTGAAATAAGCGACGTAAACTGGGTGACTCTATTCGATTTCAACGTATTGATTTCCTGGTATATATATCCATATTGAGGACCTAGGCGAAAAGACAGCGGAACAAGGCAACCCGAAAGGCACGTCCGAATCGACGTTTCTCGAAGATCAACACTAGTTGCGTTTTTTCTCTCCCACTAACAACCGAAACTTAGTGTTGGCTGCGAGTAGCCGTGGCCAGTAGAAGGCGCGCAGAGACAACCTCGGCAGTGTTAACCGagcaaaatcaatgaaaaatcTTTGTCTAGTTGTTAGAGGAATGCGCTCATAAAATGTGAAATCTGTTTGCATTTAGTTGTCTATCTAAACTATTTTTTCACGCATAATGCAGCCTGTTGAAATGCCATCTGACGAATTTTCTGAATCGGAAAGCTTGCACTGAGAAATCAACATGTGCCTCTACATACGCATGCGCAAATGATGCGAGTAATTGAGGGGAATGGAAAAGATGGCGGTGACGTATAGATACTGTGCTTACTTTGTGTATTCAACATGTGTGATGTGCCGGCAAAGCAACAGCAGATACACAGCAGCCGAATAAAAGCTGGCGGATTCGATGTGAACTCGAATTTAAGTAGGTATGTCGCTTGCCATTGAGTTCCCATCGTTCGCCTGGACCAACACCGGTTTGTTTAGAGTTTGTGAAGAAACGAAGAAGAAACGTGAAAACGTGTTTCAAAGGGAATATACTACAAAAAGCCCATTCGAAGGACCAGTGTTAGACCTGTATTCATCAACAAGTTGTGTTTGTTATCAAAATAAGTGTTTCTTGTTCCAGTTAATTTCCGGAGAGGAATTAAAAAGAATTGCCACGCCAGGTTTTCCGTTTGGATAACTGAATGAGTTTTCTCGACAGGTACCACTTCCACATTTTAATGCTTTTCTTAAATTTTCAACCATTTTTCTCATCTTTTTCTGAACTATGACATTGCGTGATGTGGCAGGCTCGCTATATGAAAAGCCGAGTTCACCATACAAAGAGGCCTGTTACCCACGCAGTATTCTAACAATCTACTTTCTTCTGTTGATGTGTTTTGTTCACGGTTGTAAAAGTATTCTCCACTCGGGATCAAAATTACCAGCCCACCCCTCCGACAGCTCGTGCGAGATCAGGAACGATGGGGGCAGTTCTCCATTCGTTAACCGGTCCCAGTGCCTTTCTCTCAGTTCTAGATTCAGTGAAAATATTTGCAATATTAGTGAAACACTCCGAACGCAGGAATTACGGAAATACAAGTTAAAGTTCTGTTCAGATTATACTGTGTATGCGGTGATTCCAAATAAGGATATAGTTCGCGAAATAGAGGATGCAGGCTGTTTAAATTATCTCCAGAAAGTTATATTTTTGGATCTGGAGGTTGAAAAAATGTATGAGGAATTTAAGCAAATAATGTTCAAGTTTGACTGCTCCCGGACAAAATATTCGGTAAAGTGGGCATGTGTTGATTGTGAGGTAAGTAATTTATTTACCTATAAAGCATGCATGGTTTGTTTACAGCTGTTGCCTTTTTTTTTGTACACGTGTGACCACACATATGCGATATTACATGTACCGGCCTTTATAAATCTGGTGAATAAATAGtggttaaacaaatatttcataactgaacataaaaatagaaatgtatTTAAGTCATCATTAGAGAAAAGGACAACAGTAAGTATACAATTATCTACTGCcaataataatttaaaatccAGCATACTCGCTATTACATTATAAGGTATTCTAATATCTAGATttaatatacataacatatgTAAAATGTAGATAGGACACACACGTGTCATTACGTGTTGACAGGACACATGTGTCTGCATGTGTAGATAGGACACACACGTGTATTTACATGCAAAAAGGACACGTGTCTTTATGTGTAGATAGGACACACACTTGTATTTACGTGTAGAAAGGATACACATGTGTCTGTATGTGTAAACAGGGCACGCACGTGTGTTTACGTGTAGAAGGGACACGTGTGTCTTATCTGTAGACAGGACAAatatgtctgtatgtgtagATATGACGCACATGTGTCTATGTGTAGACATGTCGCACATGTGTATTTACGTGTAGAAAGGACGCACGTGTCTTTACGTGTAAAAGGACACGTCTTCACGTGTAGAAAGGACACATGTGTCTTCACGTGTAGAAAGGACACGAAGACCGGAAACACATGTATGCATGTCATACGTGTATGTACGTGTAAACAGAacacacgtacatgtacttTGAGACAGGACACACGTGTTGACAGCTAGGACACACGTGAAATTTGTCAACTCGTGTGATGTACAATATGCGTTGTTAACTGCCTATTGGTTAGGTTATCGTCGTATGAATTATTTAATTTCGACAATATTTATAGATCTCCCGGACAGCAGACAATATCATATATCTCCCAGACACTGCACAATATCATATATCTCCCGGACAGTGGACAACATTATAGATCTCCCGGACACTGGACAAGATCATATATCTCCCGGACAGTGGACAATATTTATAGATCTCCCGGGCACTGGACAATATTTATAGATCTCCCGGACACTGGACAATATTTATAGATCTTCCGGACACTGGACAATATTTATAGATCTCCCGGACAGtgaataatatttataaatctcCCGGACACTGGACAATATTTATAAATCCCTCGGACACTGGACAATATCTATAGATCTTCCGGACACtggacaatatatatataaatcccCTTGACACTGGACAATACTTTGTATTATATGAGAAGATTAAGCTAATATTGAACTACAGTATGAAATATCggtattaaaatatttttaaacaatgtttCTCGATAATTAAATGTTATGTTCACataatcaa
It includes:
- the LOC117342020 gene encoding transmembrane protein FAM155B-like: MTLRDVAGSLYEKPSSPYKEACYPRSILTIYFLLLMCFVHGCKSILHSGSKLPAHPSDSSCEIRNDGGSSPFVNRSQCLSLSSRFSENICNISETLRTQELRKYKLKFCSDYTVYAVIPNKDIVREIEDAGCLNYLQKVIFLDLEVEKMYEEFKQIMFKFDCSRTKYSVKWACVDCETAYRKWLCSLHINYYHTCYFDRDTPVPPCPNTCMEVERKCPFFRPNTSYAQAGDPSFICKDRDIHREEPYSSCYRDCHLRTNDCEFPCKSEDITTTSSITNESTDSTKITPRSKSSERLALLQRPSLVNIVLYVLNLCIVRTLLQYLSIGWT